In Phycisphaerae bacterium, the genomic stretch GATCATCGAGTGGGGCTGGCGTTTCTCCGTGCCTACGGTCCTGGCTCTTGCACATTTCATGATTCTCATCTGTATTACCAAGTGGCTGCAATGGCGCACCCATCGCGACGATGCCATGCTGCTCATACTTCTCCTGTTGCTGCTGGTCGTCGGCGGCATTGTCGGTGGCAGCCTGCTTTTCCCGCTGGTGTTGGCCGTGTATGCCATCGCCGGGTGTCAGCGCTTCATCACCCATCACCTTGAAAGCGAAGCCGCCTGGTCCGATCGGCGCAATGTTCAGGCATCGGGCTTTCGCCGGCCCGACGGAACGACCTCGCACGCCGGCCTGAATGCACAACGCACCGGCTCGCTCTCCGTCGCCATTGTAACCCTGGGACTCGGGGTCATGGTCTTCGTCGCAATACCCCGCGTCGGTGCCGGCATGTTCGGCCAGGCTGGGCAACCGGCCACGGCCGGCGCCCTCAGCGGGTTCGCCCGATCGATCGAATTCGCCTCGGTCGGCGCGATCGAGGAATCGGACCAGCCGATCATGCGTCTGACGGCGACGGACGAATATGGCACGCCTGTCGGATCGAGGGTTCCGCTTTATCTAAGGGGAGAAGTCCTCGACCGGTACACCAGCCGATCGCCGACAGGAAACCGCAACTGGGGCTGGCGGCGATCGGGAGTGACGGAGCTCAGCGCTGACACCTACCAGCTCACTTCGGATGAAGAGACAACGCCCTCCACCACCCTGTTCCGCAATGACATCGCTCTGCCGCACGGGCCGATGCTCATACAGAAGTACCGCCTGGAGCCGTCCGACGACATCACGCTGTTCGCCTGTTATCCACCGCTCGAGATCAGCTCGCCCACCTTGCGGACCGTGCGAAAATGGAACGGGACACAGATTCTTCAAACTCTCAGGCCGGTGCGGAAGCAACTGGACTACACGATCAAGTCCCCGGCGGTTCCGGCAATGGCCGCCAAAGCGCTGGCAGCCGAACGGGGCGCCGCCGACGTCCCCCCGCCGACGCCTCCCCCGATCGCGAACGAACGGCGAGAGCAGCTTCTCCGTCTCATCGATGAACAGACGCGCGGAATCGGCCCGCTCACAGAGCCTGGAAACCGCTTATCCTTCGCCCGCCGGCTGGAGGCTTTCCTGCAATCCGAGCATTTTGCCTACTCCCTCGAGCCTCCGCCGATGCCTGAGACCGGAGACCCGGTGAGCAGTTTTTTGCTGGTCTCCCGAAAGGGTCATTGCGAGTATTTCGCCTCGGCATTGGCCCTGATGTGCCAGCTCAAGGGCGTCCCTGCCAGGGTGGTCATCGGTTATCTGGCGAATGAGTACAACTCGTTCGGCGGCTTCTACCTGATTCGCAAGAAGCACGCACACGCATGGGTCGAGGTGTTCATCCCCGGCCTCGATTGGGTGACGCTGGATCCCACGCCGTTGTCCCGAAGGCAATCGGGGCGGCTGACGGGTCTGGGCGCCCGAATCCGCGCTTATCTGGACTTCCTCCAGTTCCAGTGGTCCGACGGAGTTCTCTCTTTCAACGCCGAAACGCGGCGCCGAATGCTCGATCGGTTCGCCCAATGGCTTCGCAGACCGGCTCAAGACCAGCGAACGCTGATCGGCGGCGTGGTCGCATTCATTCGCGAGTTGTTCGGCTGGCGTCTTGCTCTGTCGTGGCACGAACGCCTGGTTTACTGGGTTTTCACGCTCCTGGTGGTGACGCTGGTTCTATTATTGACCTATGTCGCCGTCTCCTTGGCGCGTCGATTGACGAGGCTTGCCCGGCGTCTCTCGCAGGGCCGGCACGCCAGGCAGGCAAGCCGCAGCCGCGAGGTCGAGTTCTACCATCGATTCTGCCGCTTCCTCGCGGATCTCGGACTGACTCGCAGGCCCGATCAGACGCCCGCCGAGTTCGCCGCCGATCTGGCGGAACGTTACGCCATTCTCCAAGAGGCCCCGGTTCTCGTGCAATGCTACTATGACGTCGCATTCGGGGGTCACGCGCTCACGTCTCAGCACCGGGGGACCATCGAAGATTTCCTCCGCCGCCTGCGCCATCTCACAGTCGACCAATTGACAACACCGCAGACTCAGTAATGGGATGCAAGACGTGCTCGCCTCGCCCGGTGCTTTGAACACCGCGTTTCCGGGCCCGGGCTTGCGCCCGGCCAGTCTTATGCCAGCAATTCGTAGATCAACAGAAGGGCGATGCCGACCACATACATTCCGATCACGATGGTGATCCAGTTCTTGAGGACCGCCATGGGGATCTCCCGGAGGTTCTCGCACTTGATGGTCTTGTAGATGATGCTGATACAGAGGCAGAGCGGCAGCAACAACAGGGCCTGCTGCCAGCGA encodes the following:
- a CDS encoding transglutaminaseTgpA domain-containing protein — protein: IIEWGWRFSVPTVLALAHFMILICITKWLQWRTHRDDAMLLILLLLLLVVGGIVGGSLLFPLVLAVYAIAGCQRFITHHLESEAAWSDRRNVQASGFRRPDGTTSHAGLNAQRTGSLSVAIVTLGLGVMVFVAIPRVGAGMFGQAGQPATAGALSGFARSIEFASVGAIEESDQPIMRLTATDEYGTPVGSRVPLYLRGEVLDRYTSRSPTGNRNWGWRRSGVTELSADTYQLTSDEETTPSTTLFRNDIALPHGPMLIQKYRLEPSDDITLFACYPPLEISSPTLRTVRKWNGTQILQTLRPVRKQLDYTIKSPAVPAMAAKALAAERGAADVPPPTPPPIANERREQLLRLIDEQTRGIGPLTEPGNRLSFARRLEAFLQSEHFAYSLEPPPMPETGDPVSSFLLVSRKGHCEYFASALALMCQLKGVPARVVIGYLANEYNSFGGFYLIRKKHAHAWVEVFIPGLDWVTLDPTPLSRRQSGRLTGLGARIRAYLDFLQFQWSDGVLSFNAETRRRMLDRFAQWLRRPAQDQRTLIGGVVAFIRELFGWRLALSWHERLVYWVFTLLVVTLVLLLTYVAVSLARRLTRLARRLSQGRHARQASRSREVEFYHRFCRFLADLGLTRRPDQTPAEFAADLAERYAILQEAPVLVQCYYDVAFGGHALTSQHRGTIEDFLRRLRHLTVDQLTTPQTQ